The Tardiphaga alba genome includes a window with the following:
- a CDS encoding chemotaxis protein CheW translates to MTTTTTTTNVTHNADGAVTEYVTTMIGGQLFGMPISRVQDVFMPERLTRVPLASSDVAGVLNLRGRIVTAIDMRSRLGLPKNDDGKPPMAVGVELRGESYGLLIDSIGEVLKLADESREVNPVNLDPRMAKMADGVHRLDGQLMVVLDVDRVLEIPTDKLAA, encoded by the coding sequence CGACCACCAACGTGACCCACAATGCCGATGGCGCTGTCACCGAATACGTTACCACCATGATCGGTGGTCAGCTGTTCGGCATGCCGATCTCGCGTGTTCAGGATGTCTTCATGCCGGAGCGTCTGACCCGCGTGCCGCTCGCATCCAGCGATGTCGCTGGCGTGCTCAATCTGCGTGGCCGCATCGTCACCGCAATCGACATGCGTTCGCGTCTCGGCCTGCCCAAGAACGATGATGGCAAGCCGCCGATGGCCGTCGGTGTCGAACTGCGCGGCGAATCCTATGGCTTGCTGATCGACTCCATCGGCGAAGTGCTGAAGCTCGCCGACGAAAGCCGTGAAGTGAATCCGGTTAATCTGGATCCGCGCATGGCCAAGATGGCTGACGGCGTGCACCGTCTCGACGGTCAGCTGATGGTCGTACTCGATGTTGATCGCGTACTTGAAATTCCGACTGACAAGCTGGCCGCTTAA
- a CDS encoding response regulator: protein MKTCLVVDDSSVIRKVARRILEGLDFEITEAEDGEKALEACKQHLPDAVLLDWNMPVMDGYEFLRNLRRMPGGESPKVVFCTTENDVAHIARALHAGANEYIMKPFDKDIVSAKFAEVGLI from the coding sequence ATGAAAACTTGTCTGGTCGTCGATGACTCCAGCGTCATCCGCAAGGTCGCCCGCCGGATTCTTGAAGGTCTCGATTTCGAGATCACGGAAGCCGAGGATGGTGAAAAGGCGCTCGAAGCGTGCAAGCAGCATCTGCCGGATGCCGTTCTGCTCGATTGGAACATGCCGGTGATGGACGGCTACGAATTCCTGCGCAATCTGCGTCGGATGCCGGGTGGCGAATCGCCCAAGGTCGTGTTCTGCACGACCGAAAATGATGTCGCTCATATCGCGCGTGCGCTGCATGCGGGTGCGAACGAATACATCATGAAACCGTTCGACAAGGATATCGTTTCGGCGAAGTTTGCTGAAGTTGGCTTGATCTGA